One Picrophilus oshimae DSM 9789 genomic region harbors:
- a CDS encoding tRNA (N(6)-L-threonylcarbamoyladenosine(37)-C(2))-methylthiotransferase: protein MKVYFESYGCTLEKSEAALYVNKMLQDGGELVDDPERADVSVIGTCVVIKHTEDHMLKRIGELSKKSRNVLVLGCLATVNGNTLESENIRVIKPREFRSFYTGTLDDVKIKEPSILDGIPINQGCTGHCNFCISHISRGKLLSRSPEKIVGQVRMQIESGIREIRITSLDTAAYGKDINTDLADLINSITRLDVDFMLRVGMMEPRNTYDILEKLIDAYKNDKVFKFLHLPVQSGDNRILDSMNREYKIEEAGHVIKRFKEEFPDMVFSTDIIAGYYTENSESMENTYKFIDTYMPDIINITRFSPRPYTPDFSRKTMPSNITKEFSKKIMEMHKEYMDEKLSRYHGRILKVIVTERTENAYLARDVNYRPVIIKGDVKLYDRLNVEIVDHGDTYLIGKI, encoded by the coding sequence ATGAAGGTTTACTTTGAATCTTATGGCTGTACCCTTGAAAAATCAGAGGCTGCCCTTTACGTTAATAAGATGTTGCAGGATGGTGGCGAACTTGTTGATGACCCTGAAAGGGCCGATGTAAGCGTTATAGGAACCTGCGTTGTTATAAAGCATACAGAAGACCATATGCTTAAAAGGATAGGTGAGCTGTCAAAAAAATCAAGGAACGTGCTTGTTCTTGGATGCCTGGCAACAGTAAACGGAAACACACTTGAATCAGAAAATATTAGGGTGATAAAGCCAAGGGAATTCAGAAGCTTTTACACAGGAACACTTGATGATGTTAAAATAAAGGAGCCATCGATACTTGATGGAATTCCAATAAACCAGGGATGCACCGGCCATTGCAACTTCTGCATATCACATATATCAAGGGGGAAGCTTTTATCAAGAAGCCCGGAGAAGATAGTTGGCCAGGTAAGGATGCAAATCGAATCAGGAATAAGGGAGATCAGGATAACATCGCTGGATACGGCCGCCTATGGAAAGGATATAAATACAGATCTTGCGGATTTAATAAATAGTATAACAAGACTTGACGTGGATTTTATGCTAAGGGTTGGCATGATGGAGCCCAGGAACACATATGATATACTGGAGAAATTAATAGATGCCTATAAAAATGATAAGGTCTTTAAATTCCTGCATCTGCCTGTTCAGAGCGGGGACAACAGAATTCTTGATTCCATGAACAGGGAATATAAGATAGAGGAAGCCGGGCATGTGATAAAAAGATTCAAAGAGGAATTCCCGGACATGGTGTTTTCCACAGATATAATAGCTGGATATTATACAGAGAACAGCGAGAGCATGGAGAACACTTACAAATTCATAGATACCTACATGCCAGATATAATAAACATAACAAGGTTTTCACCAAGGCCATACACGCCGGATTTTTCAAGGAAGACGATGCCATCGAACATTACAAAGGAATTCTCAAAGAAAATCATGGAAATGCATAAAGAATACATGGATGAAAAGCTTTCCAGATACCATGGAAGGATATTAAAAGTTATTGTAACAGAAAGAACCGAAAATGCATACCTTGCAAGGGATGTCAACTACAGGCCGGTTATAATAAAAGGCGATGTAAAATTATATGATAGATTAAATGTTGAGATCGTTGATCATGGGGATACATATTTAATAGGAAAAATTTAA
- a CDS encoding 6-hydroxymethylpterin diphosphokinase MptE-like protein, translating into MQMRLKRWIPLYREIAADLNIRTFNDYYASKMLQNYAFTMKDIKFNERTAYIIGNSPDMEDYLPSISSGIKIVADSAITRYLMRCGYPDIIVTDLDGNINDIINANKNGVLTFIHAHGDNIIKINSYIKYFKNFIGTTQHIPIKNIYNFGGFTDGDRAAYIADYFNFNEIVLIGFDFNRPYIKDYYTVNDIIMKRKKLQWALKLIKMLAESRGSKFTESGIIEI; encoded by the coding sequence ATGCAGATGAGGCTTAAACGCTGGATACCATTATACAGGGAAATAGCAGCCGATCTTAATATAAGAACGTTCAACGATTATTATGCATCAAAGATGCTTCAGAATTATGCATTTACCATGAAAGATATAAAATTCAATGAAAGAACTGCCTATATAATAGGCAACTCCCCGGATATGGAAGATTATTTGCCATCGATATCGTCCGGGATTAAGATCGTTGCAGATTCCGCAATAACCAGGTATTTAATGAGGTGTGGTTATCCTGACATAATCGTAACGGATCTTGACGGAAACATAAATGATATTATAAATGCAAATAAAAATGGTGTTTTAACTTTTATACATGCCCATGGAGATAATATTATTAAGATAAACAGTTATATAAAATACTTCAAAAATTTTATAGGCACAACACAACACATACCAATAAAAAATATATACAATTTTGGCGGTTTTACAGATGGTGACAGGGCCGCATATATTGCAGATTATTTCAATTTCAATGAGATAGTTTTAATAGGCTTTGATTTTAATAGGCCGTATATAAAGGACTATTACACGGTTAATGATATAATAATGAAGAGAAAAAAGCTCCAGTGGGCGTTAAAATTAATTAAAATGCTTGCGGAATCACGTGGAAGTAAATTCACGGAATCAGGCATTATAGAGATATAA
- the dph2 gene encoding diphthamide biosynthesis enzyme Dph2, producing the protein MDVIEQLKAMNAKRILLQIPDGLKPSAFRLFNMFSKDFNVIISSQGFYGACDIGNREIYDNVDCIVQFGHSEIPNIKYPKPVIFIEYRNDVIELDESIFYDLKKYNTIGLLSSIQYYDEMLYVSDILKRLGIKTVIGKTDKRMKYPGQVLGCNFSAVHSSALDVDAFLVVSTGMFHAIGAQLASDKDVYLLDLNERRIKNIKNDVDLFIRRRYLRISRALDARKFCVLMDTKIGQYRRRLAEHIYRELLSLGKDAILVTADNVNPYDIENLRCDAVVFTGCPRVSLDDEEKFSVPVLTPQEFKSLFIKRSNKYIMDEIVSVD; encoded by the coding sequence ATGGATGTTATTGAACAGCTGAAGGCAATGAATGCAAAGAGGATACTATTGCAGATACCTGATGGTTTAAAACCATCCGCCTTCAGGCTTTTTAATATGTTTTCAAAGGATTTTAACGTTATTATAAGCTCCCAGGGCTTCTATGGTGCCTGTGATATAGGCAACAGGGAAATATACGATAATGTTGACTGCATAGTTCAGTTCGGCCACTCAGAGATACCAAATATAAAGTACCCAAAGCCCGTGATCTTCATTGAATACAGAAATGATGTTATAGAACTTGATGAATCGATATTTTACGATCTTAAAAAGTATAATACCATTGGTCTGCTATCATCGATACAGTATTACGATGAGATGCTTTACGTTTCTGATATATTAAAAAGGCTTGGCATAAAAACGGTTATAGGTAAAACTGATAAAAGGATGAAATACCCGGGGCAGGTGCTCGGCTGCAATTTCAGTGCTGTGCACAGCTCTGCCCTTGATGTTGATGCATTTCTTGTTGTGAGTACCGGCATGTTCCATGCAATTGGTGCACAGCTGGCATCTGACAAGGATGTTTACCTTCTTGATTTAAATGAGAGAAGAATAAAAAACATAAAAAATGATGTCGATCTATTTATAAGAAGGAGGTATTTGAGAATATCCAGGGCCCTTGACGCAAGGAAATTCTGCGTTTTGATGGATACAAAGATAGGCCAGTACAGAAGAAGGCTTGCAGAGCATATATACAGGGAATTATTATCACTTGGCAAGGATGCAATACTTGTTACAGCGGATAACGTTAATCCGTACGATATAGAAAATCTTAGGTGCGATGCTGTTGTTTTCACCGGCTGTCCAAGGGTTTCACTGGATGATGAGGAAAAATTTAGCGTTCCTGTATTGACACCGCAGGAATTCAAATCGCTCTTTATAAAAAGATCAAATAAATATATAATGGACGAAATAGTTTCCGTTGATTAA
- a CDS encoding Lrp/AsnC family transcriptional regulator, with protein sequence MADNNNENYLKKYECDLTLRWSKIDQSILPFDELDRDIMCFLRYNARMSNAEIAKMLNTSEATVRRRINELVRKKIITGFSALVDLHTIENSIKVCIRVDTDAERIDEIASKIAENPDIISLYRRRGQNQLLLQGLFLNLEAVQDFEDNLARTQGIIKFETMVVSKVYKKDPWVGI encoded by the coding sequence ATGGCAGATAATAATAATGAAAATTACCTAAAAAAATATGAATGTGACCTAACGCTAAGATGGAGCAAGATAGACCAATCAATACTACCATTTGACGAGCTTGACCGTGATATAATGTGCTTCCTGAGATATAACGCAAGGATGTCTAATGCGGAGATTGCAAAGATGCTAAATACAAGCGAGGCAACGGTTAGAAGAAGGATAAATGAGCTTGTAAGAAAGAAGATAATAACAGGTTTCTCGGCCCTTGTGGATTTGCATACCATAGAAAACAGTATTAAAGTATGCATAAGGGTCGATACCGACGCCGAAAGAATAGATGAAATAGCATCAAAGATAGCGGAGAACCCTGATATTATATCTCTTTACAGAAGACGTGGCCAGAACCAGCTCCTGCTGCAGGGGCTCTTCCTTAATCTCGAGGCAGTCCAGGACTTTGAGGACAACCTTGCAAGGACACAGGGTATAATAAAATTTGAAACCATGGTGGTTTCAAAGGTATATAAAAAGGACCCATGGGTCGGTATATAA
- a CDS encoding 2-phosphosulfolactate phosphatase family protein: protein MINIVDGRRTRDFSKNTKVLIDIYRSTTTISIALMNGVSYIIPARSIKDAFSLRKRINNSFISGERYGMRIPGFDYGNSPSEIINLDLSGKIMILTSTNGIKVLFKLLKFPGDIFISSYINFSATVRALTDKDVDIIVSNRPDGTSDEDLIFAELLRKALLNDYYDVNDYIDRTRRCSGSRRLKLMGFEDDIENTLKIDIYNKAIVYRDNKIISL from the coding sequence ATGATAAATATAGTTGACGGTAGAAGGACCAGGGACTTCTCAAAGAACACAAAGGTTCTTATTGATATATACAGATCAACAACAACAATATCAATAGCATTAATGAATGGCGTTTCCTATATAATACCGGCAAGGAGCATAAAGGATGCCTTTTCACTGAGAAAAAGGATTAATAATTCATTTATAAGCGGTGAACGCTACGGCATGAGGATTCCGGGCTTTGATTATGGAAACAGCCCATCTGAGATAATAAATCTGGATCTATCCGGCAAAATAATGATATTAACATCAACAAATGGTATTAAGGTGCTCTTTAAGCTGTTAAAATTCCCTGGTGACATTTTTATATCATCATATATAAATTTCTCTGCAACTGTAAGAGCTTTAACGGATAAAGATGTTGATATAATAGTATCAAACAGGCCTGACGGCACCAGCGACGAGGATCTAATCTTTGCCGAGCTTTTAAGAAAGGCACTTTTAAATGATTATTATGATGTAAATGATTATATAGATAGAACAAGAAGATGCAGCGGCTCAAGGAGGCTTAAACTCATGGGCTTTGAAGATGATATAGAAAATACACTAAAGATTGATATATATAATAAGGCAATAGTATACAGGGATAATAAAATTATATCTCTATAA
- a CDS encoding DUF373 family protein → MRSLIINIDRDNDFGMKAGVEGPVIGYADCYNAALRLISTDPEDSDGNGLFGALKHYEDLKRRGEDVEIALITGDDDVGEKSDEIIAAQIDDVLSNDRFDDVILVSDGAEDDYIIPIIASRIKIRYVKHIIVRHNQNIESMYYYIVRAVKDKKIARKFTIPVGLVFLTYGISALIFTLYTIYAFHSYYIDPSAAAIMLVTIVLGSYFIERGLEIRSSIRNILSRMITNARETKISFLFSVISILIVLSGIVYSYTATIKYGPVIDKIFVFIAYFVWWAFAAFLIREIGIYIENIIVNNENIKPWFGILFMLSLTFIIYGMINYMMYAMSFISFSSAVISISLIIIGIVVAVTSSFIHRYYRSDADEA, encoded by the coding sequence GTGAGGAGTTTAATAATCAACATAGATCGTGATAACGATTTTGGCATGAAGGCCGGTGTTGAGGGACCTGTTATTGGCTATGCTGATTGTTATAATGCGGCATTAAGACTTATATCCACGGATCCTGAGGATTCTGACGGAAACGGGCTGTTCGGAGCCCTAAAACATTACGAGGATTTAAAAAGAAGGGGCGAGGATGTTGAGATAGCACTCATAACAGGCGATGATGATGTTGGTGAAAAATCAGATGAAATAATAGCAGCGCAGATAGATGATGTGCTGTCAAATGATAGGTTTGATGATGTTATACTTGTTTCTGATGGGGCCGAGGATGATTACATAATCCCAATAATAGCCTCAAGAATAAAGATAAGGTATGTAAAACATATTATAGTAAGGCACAACCAGAATATAGAATCCATGTACTATTACATCGTCAGGGCTGTAAAGGATAAAAAGATAGCAAGGAAGTTTACGATTCCAGTAGGCCTTGTCTTTCTTACATACGGCATCTCGGCATTAATATTCACATTATACACAATATATGCCTTCCATTCTTATTATATAGACCCAAGCGCCGCTGCAATAATGCTTGTTACAATAGTTCTTGGATCATATTTTATAGAGCGCGGCCTTGAGATAAGGTCATCAATAAGAAATATATTATCAAGAATGATTACAAACGCAAGGGAAACAAAGATATCTTTTCTTTTCTCTGTAATATCAATATTAATAGTCCTTTCAGGCATTGTTTACAGTTACACCGCAACAATAAAGTATGGCCCGGTCATTGACAAGATCTTTGTTTTTATAGCATACTTTGTATGGTGGGCTTTTGCAGCCTTTTTAATACGTGAGATTGGAATATATATAGAGAATATAATAGTAAACAATGAAAACATTAAGCCATGGTTTGGAATACTCTTCATGCTCTCGCTTACATTTATAATATATGGAATGATAAATTACATGATGTATGCCATGTCATTTATATCGTTTTCATCGGCTGTTATCAGCATATCTTTAATAATAATAGGCATAGTAGTTGCGGTCACATCATCATTTATACACAGATATTACAGATCTGATGCAGATGAGGCTTAA
- a CDS encoding 50S ribosomal protein L11 — translation MVAVKTMVEGGKATTGPPLGPALGPLGLNLGQVVKDINEKTKNFAGMQVPVTVNVIDPATKKYEIIVGVPPTSALLKKELGIEKGASKKKEKIAGNATLEQIKKVAESKRSALLSYNMKGAVLEVLGSAVSLGITVDGRDPKEVQKMIKNGEIEI, via the coding sequence ATGGTAGCAGTCAAAACCATGGTTGAGGGTGGTAAGGCAACAACCGGGCCGCCTCTTGGACCTGCCCTTGGTCCCCTTGGCCTTAATCTTGGCCAGGTGGTTAAGGACATAAATGAAAAAACAAAGAACTTCGCCGGGATGCAGGTTCCTGTTACGGTAAATGTTATAGATCCCGCAACAAAGAAGTATGAGATCATTGTTGGTGTTCCACCAACATCAGCACTTCTTAAAAAGGAGCTTGGCATTGAGAAGGGGGCATCCAAGAAGAAGGAAAAGATAGCTGGCAATGCCACGCTTGAGCAGATAAAGAAGGTTGCAGAATCAAAGAGATCGGCCCTGCTTTCATATAATATGAAGGGTGCCGTTCTTGAGGTTCTTGGAAGCGCAGTATCACTTGGAATAACAGTTGATGGCAGGGATCCAAAGGAAGTACAGAAGATGATAAAGAACGGTGAGATAGAGATATAA
- the bcp gene encoding thioredoxin-dependent thiol peroxidase, translating into MELLKVGDTAPDFETVDQNGKTVKLSDFRGMPVVLYFYPKDNTPGCTVEAKNFRDNMDIFDSRVKVIGVSVDSQESHMKFHEKLNLNFDLLSDKSKEIVKKYGVLGVSTAKRVTYIIDQNGKIAHVFEKVKPDGHAKEVYEKLKELKLIN; encoded by the coding sequence ATGGAGCTTTTAAAAGTTGGTGATACCGCACCTGATTTTGAGACCGTTGACCAGAACGGAAAAACCGTTAAACTAAGTGATTTCCGTGGCATGCCCGTTGTACTTTATTTCTATCCAAAGGATAACACGCCGGGATGCACCGTGGAGGCAAAGAACTTCAGGGACAACATGGACATATTTGATTCCAGGGTAAAGGTCATAGGCGTTAGTGTTGATTCACAGGAATCCCATATGAAATTCCATGAAAAGCTGAATCTAAACTTTGATTTATTATCAGACAAGAGCAAGGAAATAGTAAAAAAATACGGCGTTCTTGGCGTTTCAACGGCAAAACGTGTAACATACATAATAGACCAGAACGGAAAGATTGCCCATGTCTTTGAAAAGGTCAAGCCTGACGGCCATGCAAAGGAGGTCTATGAAAAGTTAAAGGAATTAAAACTTATAAATTAA
- a CDS encoding DUF1947 domain-containing protein has translation MSRHMISKKDFKYIKARMESLGIDISNLSDLEVEQLKNSTIYYYSNMPVIYNDIPTLYLLNNIKPNKNITIVDDGAVSRISNGANLFSPGIVSMDMSMKKGDITYIANKKNQFIAVCRLTDDAENIMRERKGIAAENLHYLNDNIIKNRYL, from the coding sequence ATGTCAAGGCATATGATTTCAAAAAAGGATTTTAAATATATAAAGGCAAGGATGGAATCGCTTGGTATAGACATATCAAATCTTTCTGATCTTGAGGTGGAGCAGTTAAAGAACAGCACAATTTATTATTACTCAAACATGCCTGTTATATACAATGATATACCAACGCTGTACCTTTTAAACAACATAAAACCAAATAAAAATATAACAATCGTCGATGATGGCGCTGTTTCAAGGATATCAAACGGTGCCAACCTCTTCTCTCCTGGCATTGTTTCAATGGACATGAGCATGAAAAAGGGCGATATCACATACATAGCAAACAAAAAAAACCAGTTCATAGCGGTGTGCAGGTTAACAGACGATGCAGAAAATATAATGAGGGAAAGAAAGGGCATTGCGGCCGAAAACCTGCATTATTTAAATGATAATATAATAAAGAATCGTTATCTTTAA
- a CDS encoding MBL fold metallo-hydrolase, which yields MLNFLNIASGSRGNSTVIWDEYDAIIIDFGISLKRYKIIENKFSIPGNRSLFITHEHGDHSRNARAMSKYADVYSRAATLESLGINGYKINDEVAIGNFFINAVSISHDAVDPVGYIIKNKNIKISVVSDLGFVGDSLIDEIKNSNLIALEANHDPEMLASGPYPEHLKARIKGRYGHLSNEQSAEAIYLSNNNSYILLTHLSEKNNTPELAYKTVYNYLKNRNARFKSIECASQYHGSSLYNF from the coding sequence ATGCTAAACTTTCTGAACATAGCATCAGGCAGCAGGGGCAATTCAACAGTTATATGGGACGAATACGATGCAATAATAATTGATTTTGGCATATCTTTAAAAAGGTATAAAATTATAGAAAATAAATTTTCAATACCTGGAAACAGATCACTTTTTATAACCCATGAGCACGGTGATCACTCAAGGAATGCCAGGGCCATGTCAAAATACGCCGATGTTTATTCAAGGGCCGCAACCCTTGAATCACTTGGAATCAATGGATATAAAATAAACGACGAGGTCGCAATAGGCAACTTTTTTATAAATGCTGTGAGCATAAGCCACGATGCCGTTGACCCGGTAGGCTATATAATAAAGAATAAAAACATCAAGATCTCTGTTGTATCAGATCTTGGATTTGTTGGCGATTCATTAATAGACGAAATAAAGAATTCGAATTTAATAGCCCTGGAGGCAAATCACGATCCGGAGATGCTTGCCTCCGGGCCATATCCGGAGCATTTAAAGGCAAGGATAAAGGGCAGGTACGGGCACCTTTCAAACGAGCAGAGCGCCGAGGCAATATACCTTTCAAATAATAATTCATACATCCTTTTAACGCATCTCAGCGAGAAAAACAACACACCAGAGCTTGCATACAAAACCGTTTATAACTATCTAAAAAACAGGAATGCAAGATTTAAGTCAATAGAATGCGCATCCCAGTATCATGGGAGCTCCCTTTACAATTTTTAA
- a CDS encoding NAD(P)/FAD-dependent oxidoreductase — translation MEDYDLVIIGAGPTGLFATFLAGLRDIKSITLEALDYVGGQIPELYPEKPVYDVQGIPKINAIKLRDQMYEQAKTFNNRIELNSKVTDIIKENDIFKIEVNGVYKYNARAVLLCTGIGDFTPRKIGCEGEDRFFNKGLTYTVKDTEKFRDLTVAVVGGGDSALDYATELANTARHVYIIHHSENFKAAEKTIDLARKNEKITFIVNSSVISIDGGSKLESIKIKNELTNDISELGLDALVVAIGHVGRANIYKSLPLQLSPNKRGVLVNSKLETNIPGIYAAGDVASVEGEPANPLIAIGGAQAYQAINYIKKYINPQASFFGGHSSNLKI, via the coding sequence ATGGAAGATTATGATCTTGTCATTATAGGTGCCGGGCCCACCGGCCTTTTTGCGACGTTTCTCGCAGGCTTAAGGGATATAAAGAGCATAACGCTTGAGGCACTTGATTATGTTGGTGGTCAGATACCTGAGCTTTATCCGGAGAAGCCTGTATATGATGTCCAGGGAATACCGAAGATAAATGCAATAAAGCTAAGGGATCAAATGTACGAGCAGGCAAAAACATTCAATAATAGAATAGAATTGAACAGCAAGGTCACGGACATTATAAAGGAAAATGACATATTTAAAATAGAGGTCAATGGCGTATATAAATACAATGCCAGGGCCGTTCTCTTATGCACGGGCATAGGTGATTTCACGCCAAGGAAGATAGGCTGCGAGGGCGAGGATAGGTTTTTCAATAAAGGTTTAACATACACAGTAAAGGACACAGAGAAGTTCAGGGATTTAACAGTTGCCGTTGTCGGCGGTGGTGACTCGGCCCTTGATTACGCAACAGAGCTTGCAAACACGGCAAGGCACGTTTATATAATACATCATAGTGAGAACTTCAAGGCCGCAGAAAAGACAATAGACCTTGCAAGGAAGAATGAAAAGATAACATTTATAGTAAACAGCTCTGTTATCTCAATAGATGGTGGCTCAAAGCTTGAGAGCATAAAGATAAAAAATGAGCTGACAAATGATATATCTGAGCTTGGCCTTGATGCACTGGTTGTTGCCATAGGCCATGTTGGAAGGGCAAATATATACAAATCACTGCCGCTGCAGTTAAGCCCAAACAAGAGAGGCGTTCTTGTTAACAGTAAACTGGAGACAAACATACCAGGAATCTATGCTGCCGGAGACGTTGCAAGTGTCGAGGGTGAGCCGGCAAACCCACTAATAGCAATAGGCGGTGCGCAGGCATACCAGGCAATAAACTATATAAAAAAGTACATAAATCCACAGGCATCATTCTTTGGTGGCCACAGCTCAAACCTAAAGATATAA
- a CDS encoding 50S ribosomal protein L1 yields the protein MVRNEIKAVKEESKKRNFLESIEISINLKDVDLSDPKKRINEEIVLPSGRGKDLKVALISSEEMKLKAKNADYTFSPEDVSKFVDDKKSFKKLANKVDFFVAESTLMSSIGKNLGVILGPRGKIPRPVPPGQDPTALIENLKKSVRARSRDRRTFHVPIGTREMSDDDLYNNFVTVYKRIVSRLDKGPGNIDSIYIKTTMGKAIKVETGDLND from the coding sequence ATGGTAAGAAATGAGATAAAGGCAGTTAAAGAGGAATCAAAGAAGAGAAACTTTCTTGAGAGCATAGAGATATCCATAAACCTAAAGGATGTCGATCTAAGCGATCCAAAGAAGAGGATAAATGAGGAGATTGTACTGCCCAGCGGCCGTGGTAAGGATCTTAAGGTTGCATTAATATCAAGCGAGGAGATGAAATTAAAGGCCAAGAATGCAGATTACACATTCTCACCAGAGGATGTTTCAAAGTTTGTTGATGACAAAAAGTCATTCAAGAAGCTTGCAAACAAGGTAGATTTCTTCGTCGCAGAATCAACATTAATGTCAAGCATTGGTAAGAACCTTGGAGTAATACTTGGACCAAGGGGAAAGATACCAAGACCGGTGCCGCCTGGTCAGGACCCCACAGCTCTGATAGAAAACCTTAAAAAGAGCGTGAGGGCTAGAAGCAGGGATAGAAGGACATTCCATGTACCAATAGGAACCAGAGAGATGAGCGATGATGACCTTTACAACAACTTTGTTACGGTATACAAGAGAATTGTATCAAGGCTGGACAAGGGCCCTGGAAACATAGATTCAATATATATAAAAACAACGATGGGGAAGGCCATTAAGGTGGAAACAGGTGATTTAAATGACTGA
- a CDS encoding transcriptional regulator: MADELSLNAKKVYDAMKKLGANSEEKLKTADDIMKAAGVGKGIVTSALQELANKGYVKRVARQKSAGYYTLK, from the coding sequence ATGGCAGATGAACTGTCACTCAATGCCAAAAAGGTATACGATGCAATGAAAAAACTGGGTGCAAATTCAGAAGAAAAATTAAAGACGGCAGATGATATAATGAAGGCTGCCGGTGTTGGCAAGGGTATTGTAACATCAGCACTTCAGGAACTTGCAAACAAGGGATATGTCAAGAGAGTGGCAAGGCAGAAGAGTGCCGGTTACTATACATTGAAATAA
- the rpl12p gene encoding 50S ribosomal protein P1: MEYIYGALLLHSAGKEIDENNLKKILEDAGVNADEARLKSLVESMKNINIEDVLKNAAAAPVAAPAPAKEEKKEEKKEEKKEEKKEESEADAMQGLSSLFG, encoded by the coding sequence ATGGAGTATATATATGGAGCCTTACTGTTGCATTCAGCAGGAAAGGAAATAGATGAAAACAATCTGAAAAAGATACTTGAGGATGCTGGTGTTAACGCTGATGAGGCCAGGCTTAAGTCCCTGGTTGAGAGCATGAAGAACATAAACATAGAGGATGTTCTTAAAAACGCGGCTGCCGCACCGGTAGCAGCACCGGCACCTGCAAAGGAAGAGAAGAAAGAGGAGAAGAAGGAAGAGAAAAAGGAAGAGAAGAAAGAGGAAAGCGAAGCCGATGCAATGCAGGGCCTCAGCTCACTCTTCGGATAA
- a CDS encoding 50S ribosomal protein L10: MTEPAQWKIDFVKNLEDEINSRKVAAIVSIKGLRNNEFQKIRNSIRDKARIKVSRARLLRLAIENTGKNNIVKLKDYAHGQVALITTDESPKKIYDILEKSKTKAPAKGGEIAEEDIVIEPKETNFPPGPKISEFQKAGLPAAIEKGKIVIKSEVTFVKKGDVITREKALVLKDLEIYPITAGLDLIAAYEDGLIFNKDVLSISDEKIMSDLASAFLGAKSLAIEANFIVPEIVPDMISKAYLEAQSLAIEANFVDEKNIDIFIRKAFINASAIEALINKDLNNEDITDKKEEKAEEKETSSDEDAASGLGALFG, encoded by the coding sequence ATGACTGAGCCAGCACAGTGGAAGATAGATTTTGTTAAGAACCTTGAGGATGAGATAAATAGCAGAAAGGTTGCGGCCATAGTAAGCATAAAGGGTCTTAGAAATAATGAGTTTCAGAAGATAAGGAACAGCATAAGGGATAAGGCAAGGATAAAGGTCTCAAGGGCAAGGCTTCTGAGGCTTGCCATAGAAAATACTGGAAAAAACAACATAGTAAAGCTTAAGGATTATGCACATGGCCAGGTTGCACTTATAACCACGGATGAATCGCCAAAAAAGATCTACGACATACTTGAAAAAAGCAAGACGAAGGCGCCGGCAAAGGGTGGCGAGATAGCCGAGGAGGATATAGTAATAGAACCAAAGGAGACAAATTTCCCGCCAGGACCAAAGATAAGCGAGTTCCAGAAGGCCGGCCTGCCGGCAGCAATTGAAAAGGGAAAGATAGTTATAAAAAGCGAGGTAACATTTGTAAAGAAGGGCGATGTCATTACAAGGGAGAAGGCCCTTGTTCTTAAGGATCTTGAGATATATCCAATAACAGCAGGTCTTGACCTAATAGCGGCATACGAGGATGGATTAATATTCAATAAGGATGTGCTATCAATAAGCGATGAAAAGATCATGTCAGATCTTGCATCAGCCTTCCTTGGTGCAAAGTCACTTGCAATTGAGGCAAACTTCATAGTACCGGAGATTGTTCCCGACATGATATCAAAGGCCTATCTGGAGGCACAGTCACTTGCAATTGAGGCAAACTTTGTCGACGAGAAGAACATAGACATATTCATAAGAAAGGCATTTATAAATGCAAGCGCAATCGAAGCATTAATAAATAAAGATTTAAATAATGAAGATATAACGGATAAAAAGGAAGAGAAGGCCGAGGAGAAGGAGACATCCAGTGATGAGGATGCAGCCTCCGGACTTGGCGCATTGTTTGGATGA